The following are encoded in a window of Flavobacterium psychrotrophum genomic DNA:
- a CDS encoding DUF885 domain-containing protein — translation MKTRILLVLSLFIGLQSCQKKATVTTPNKELAKVFENYQEEILKLFPFEATMAGDDRYNNIFPNTLDDKYIQKVKDFFNKYKEELSKYKDDDLNENDLISKQVLEFECNKSLEQLNFREDLMPISQFYSTPLAVAQLASGTSAQPFKTVKDYNNWLERLEGFNIWLQMAVPKLKEGVAKGYVLPKALTVKVLPQMEAMTTADPKKHLFYSPINLFPISFTAAEKKELDEKYTKMLAEKLIPSFQALYKYLSTDYLAASRATSGISAITDGDKYYKTLIKGYTTTDMTADEIHELGLKEVARIKIEMEKVKKEVGYTGDLISFFDYVRSKKELMPYTDPQQVIDHFNAIHEKMKPNLDKLFGKKPKTPFEVKRTEAFREASASAEYNQGSLDGTRPGIFYVPIPDVKKYNVFADEDLFLHEAIPGHHYQISLQHENKDLPEFRKTTWFNAYGEGWALYTESLGKELGLYTDPYQYFGMLSAEMHRAIRLVVDTGIHTKGWTREKAIQYSLDNEAEPEESIVAEIERYMAIPGQALSYKIGQLKIRELRTRAEKELGSKFDIKEFHDQVLNAGCLPLSVLESKINRWIERKK, via the coding sequence ATGAAAACACGCATTTTACTGGTTTTGAGTCTGTTTATAGGCTTACAATCCTGTCAAAAGAAAGCCACTGTTACCACACCAAATAAAGAACTTGCTAAAGTTTTTGAAAACTATCAGGAAGAAATACTAAAACTTTTTCCTTTTGAGGCTACTATGGCCGGCGATGACAGGTATAATAACATTTTTCCGAACACGCTTGATGACAAGTACATCCAGAAAGTGAAAGATTTTTTCAACAAATACAAAGAAGAACTATCCAAATACAAGGATGATGACCTTAATGAAAACGACCTTATAAGTAAACAGGTACTGGAATTTGAATGCAACAAAAGCCTTGAGCAGCTTAATTTTAGGGAAGACCTGATGCCAATAAGCCAGTTTTACAGCACACCGCTTGCCGTAGCACAGCTGGCAAGTGGCACCAGTGCGCAGCCTTTTAAAACCGTAAAAGATTATAACAACTGGCTGGAACGCCTTGAGGGCTTTAATATCTGGCTGCAAATGGCAGTACCAAAATTAAAAGAGGGTGTGGCAAAAGGATATGTATTACCTAAAGCGCTTACCGTTAAAGTACTGCCGCAGATGGAAGCCATGACTACAGCCGACCCAAAAAAGCACTTGTTTTACAGCCCCATAAACCTTTTCCCCATTTCGTTTACAGCTGCGGAGAAGAAAGAACTGGATGAAAAGTACACAAAGATGCTGGCCGAAAAACTTATTCCATCCTTTCAGGCTTTGTACAAATACCTGAGTACTGATTATCTTGCAGCAAGCAGGGCAACCAGTGGCATATCTGCCATTACCGATGGCGACAAGTATTATAAAACCCTGATAAAAGGTTATACTACTACCGATATGACCGCTGATGAGATACACGAGCTGGGGCTTAAGGAAGTGGCACGCATAAAAATAGAAATGGAAAAGGTAAAGAAAGAGGTTGGCTACACCGGCGACCTGATATCATTTTTTGATTATGTGCGAAGCAAAAAAGAGCTGATGCCGTATACCGATCCGCAGCAGGTTATCGACCATTTTAATGCCATACACGAAAAGATGAAACCCAACCTTGACAAACTTTTTGGCAAAAAACCAAAAACGCCTTTTGAGGTAAAACGCACAGAGGCTTTCCGCGAGGCCAGTGCAAGCGCTGAGTACAACCAGGGCAGTCTTGATGGTACACGCCCGGGGATATTTTATGTTCCTATACCGGATGTAAAAAAGTATAACGTTTTTGCCGACGAAGACTTGTTTCTACACGAGGCAATACCGGGACACCACTACCAGATATCGCTGCAACATGAAAACAAAGATCTGCCGGAATTTCGTAAAACAACATGGTTTAATGCCTATGGTGAAGGCTGGGCATTATATACCGAATCGCTTGGAAAAGAACTTGGCCTATATACCGACCCTTACCAATACTTTGGGATGCTGAGTGCCGAAATGCACCGCGCCATTCGTCTTGTGGTAGATACCGGCATACACACCAAAGGCTGGACGCGTGAGAAAGCCATACAATATTCGCTGGATAACGAGGCCGAACCCGAAGAAAGCATTGTAGCCGAAATAGAACGCTATATGGCAATACCGGGACAGGCGCTATCTTATAAAATAGGCCAGTTAAAAATACGCGAACTGCGCACCAGGGCAGAAAAAGAATTAGGCAGCAAATTTGACATTAAAGAATTTCACGACCAGGTGCTCAATGCAGGTTGCCTGCCGCTAAGTGTTTTAGAGAGTAAAATAAACCGCTGGATAGAAAGAAAGAAATAA
- a CDS encoding response regulator transcription factor, giving the protein MSTYKILLTEDEPFLGKVIKESLEKKGYAVTLVPDGRQAWQEFVSGSFSLCILDVMMPYKDGFTLAAQIRQANKTIPLMFLTAKADIKDVTTGYASGGNDYLRKPFSLDELFLRVAELIKRASPETEKADELVIGSYQFLPKRQELKMGETLIKLSHKEALLLALLLQHKNQVLNKKETLLELWGDDTFFNSRTMDVYITKLRKKLQNDLQIEILNVRGFGYKLIC; this is encoded by the coding sequence ATGAGTACCTATAAAATACTATTAACCGAAGACGAACCCTTTTTAGGGAAAGTTATAAAAGAGAGCCTGGAGAAAAAAGGCTATGCCGTTACACTTGTGCCAGATGGAAGGCAGGCGTGGCAGGAGTTTGTTTCGGGAAGTTTTTCGCTGTGTATTTTAGATGTCATGATGCCCTATAAAGATGGCTTTACCCTTGCAGCACAAATACGGCAGGCAAACAAAACCATACCATTAATGTTTCTTACGGCAAAGGCCGATATTAAAGATGTTACAACGGGCTATGCCAGTGGTGGTAACGATTACCTGCGTAAACCCTTTAGCCTTGATGAACTCTTTCTTCGCGTTGCAGAGCTTATAAAGCGCGCCAGCCCTGAAACTGAAAAAGCCGACGAACTGGTAATAGGTTCTTATCAGTTTTTGCCCAAACGGCAGGAACTTAAGATGGGAGAAACTTTGATAAAGCTATCGCATAAAGAAGCACTGCTTTTGGCACTGCTGCTTCAGCATAAAAACCAGGTGCTGAATAAAAAGGAAACCCTGCTCGAATTGTGGGGAGATGATACCTTTTTTAACAGCCGTACAATGGATGTATACATAACCAAGCTACGCAAAAAATTGCAAAATGACCTACAGATAGAAATACTAAATGTAAGAGGTTTTGGGTATAAGCTTATCTGTTAA